In Falco biarmicus isolate bFalBia1 chromosome 7, bFalBia1.pri, whole genome shotgun sequence, a single window of DNA contains:
- the HDDC3 gene encoding guanosine-3',5'-bis(diphosphate) 3'-pyrophosphohydrolase MESH1 — translation MGSEAARLLAAADFAARKHKAQRRKDPEGTPYINHPIGVARILAHEAGVTDLVVLQAALLHDTVEDTDTTFSEIEEQFGEEVRRVVEEVTDDKTLPKMERKRLQVEHAPGSSPQAKLVKLADKLYNLRDLNRCTPEGMAEPPLPSLSRRRGTEVSQCWEGPAVPEERDPRRMPWPTQPSPVGARSVP, via the exons ATGGGCTCGGAGGCGGCACGGCTGCTGGCGGCGGCGGACTTCGCTGCCAGAAAGCACAAGGCGCAGCGGCGGAAGGACCCCGAGGGCACCCCCTACATCAACCACCCCATCG GCGTAGCCAGGATCTTGGCCCACGAGGCTGGTGTGACAGACCTTGTCGTGCTGCAG GCCGCCCTCCTGCACGACACGGTGGAGGACACAGACACCACCTTCTCCGAGATCGAGGAGCAGTTCGGGGAGGAGGTCCGGCGTGTCGTGGAGGAGGTGACTGATGACAAGACCCTGCCCAAGATGGAGCGAAAGCGGCTGCAGGTCGAGCACGCgccaggcagcagcccccaggccaAGCTGGTCAAGCTCGCCGACAAGCTCTACAACCTGCGAGACCTAAACCGCTGCACCCCGGAAG GGATGGCCGAGCCCCCGCTCCCGAGCCTGTCCCGGCGGCGGGGGACAGAGGTGTcacagtgctgggaagggccggcCGTGCCAGAGGAGCGGGACCCCCGGCGGATGCCCTGGCCCACTCAGCCGAGTCCGGTGGGGGCACGCTCGGTGCCGTAG
- the VPS33B gene encoding vacuolar protein sorting-associated protein 33B isoform X2 translates to MGGAGGGRSPRDEPAAGDGAAAALRGARPGPVTAGAGKGGRAAAANKRAQSWLSRLPVMLRRRALPPRGSAGAAAAFGGSGGRAAPRRPAMAFAGRRDVPEPPDFGILKRLARDQLIYLLEQLPGKKDLFIEADLMSPLDRIANVSILKQHEVDKLYKVDSRPALSTSDQFCFLVRPRIKTMRYIADIVNADKMSGRSRKYKIIFSPQKFYACEMVLEEEGVFGDVTCDEWSFYLLPLDEDIISMELPEFFRDYFLEGDHRWINSIARALQLLNSLYGPFSKAYGIGRCAKMSYELWRDLEEESEGDGQGRRPEIGNIFLMDRDTDYVTALCSQVVYEGLVDDTFRIKCGSVDFGPDVTSSDKSIKVLLNAQDKVFSQIRNEHFSSVFGFLSQKSRNLQAQYDRRRGMDIKQMKNFVSQELKGLKQEHRLLSLHIGACESIMKKKTKQDFQEMIKAEHSLLEGFDIRESTSFIEEHIDRQVSPIESLRLMCLLSITENGLVPKDYRSLKTQYLQSYGPEHLLTFHNLKRIGLLTEQSAGETLTAVESRVSKLVTDRAAGKITDAFNSLARRSNFRAISKKLGLIPRVDGEYDLKMPRDMAYVFSGAYIPLSCKIIEQVLERRGWLGLEEVVRLLNGNEFSVSDSSVEDNLAWESQRIVLAVFLGGCTFSEIAALRFLGKERGCKFIFLTTAITSSARMMEAMIEAKA, encoded by the exons ATGGGCGGCGCGGGTGGTGGCCGGTCTCCGCGGGACGAGCCCGCCGCTGGAGATGGCGCTGCAGCGGCTCTTCGAGGAGCGCGGCCTGGCCCTGTGACCGCCGGGGCCGGGAAGGGCGGGCGGGCCGCGGCAGCCAATAAACGTGCGCAGAGCTGGTTGTCCCGCCTTCCTGTGATGTTACGGCGCAGGGCACTTCCGCCGCGGGGTTCCGCCGGCGCCGCGGCCGCGTTCGGGGGTTCCGGGGGtcgcgccgctccccgccgccctgCCATGGCCTTCGCCGGCCGCCGCGACGTGCCCGAGCCGCCCGACTTCGGTATCCTGAAGCGGCTGGCGCGGGACCAGCTCATCTACCTGCTGGAGCAG CTCCCCGGGAAGAAGGACCTGTTCATCGAGGCCGACCTGATGAGCCCTCTGGACCGCATCGCCAACGTCTCCATCCTAAAG cagcacgaGGTGGACAAGCTGTACAAGGTGGACAGCCGGCCGGCCCTCAGCACCAGCGACCA GTTCTGTTTCCTTGTCCGGCCGCGGATCAAGACGATGAGGTACATTGCCG ATATTGTCAATGCCGACAAGATGTCGGGGAGGAGCAGGAAGTACAAGATTATCTTCAGCCCCCAAAAG TTTTATGCTTGTGAGATGGtgctggaggaagagggagTCTTTGGTG ATGTCACCTGTGATGAATGGTCCTTCTACCTGCTCCCCCTGGATGAAGACATCATCAGCATGGAGCTGCCTGAGTTCTTTCGCGACTACTTCTTG GAGGGAGATCACCGCTGGATCAACTCCATCGCTCGAGCCCTGCAGTTACTGAACTCCCTGTATGGGCCTTTCAGCAAGGCCTATGGAATTGGCCGGTGTGCCAAG ATGAGCTACGAGCTGTGGCGGGACCTGGAGGAGGAGAGTGAGGGCGATGGCCAGGGCAGGAGGCCTGAGATTGGCAACATCTTCCTCATGGACAGAG ACACGGACTACGTGACAGCGCTGTGCTCCCAGGTGGTGTACGAGGGGCTGGTGGACGACACCTTCCGCATCAAGTGTG GGAGTGTGGATTTTGGGCCAGACGTCACCTCTTCTGACAAGAGCATTAAGGTTCTGCTCAATGCCCAGGACAAA GTCTTCAGCCAGATTCGGAATGAGCACTTCTCCAGCGTGTTCGGCTTCCTTAGCCAGAAGTCGCGCAACCTGCAGGCACAGTATGAC CGGCGCCGCGGCATGGACATCAAGCAGATGAAGAACTTTGTCTCCCAGGAACTGAAGGGATTAAAGCAAGAGCATCGCTTGCTGAGCCTGC ATATTGGTGCTTGTGAGTCcatcatgaaaaagaaaaccaagcaggACTTCCAGGAGATGATCAAGGCTGAACATT ctctgctcgAGGGCTTCGACATCCGTGAGAGCACCAGCTTCATAGAGGAGCACATTGACCGGCAG GTGTCCCCCATCGAGAGCCTGCGCCTGATGTGCCTCCTGTCCATCACAGAGAACG GTCTTGTCCCCAAAGACTACCGCTCGCTGAAAACCCAGTACCTGCAG AGCTATGGGCCTGAGCACTTGCTGACCTTTCACAACCTCAAGCGCATCGGGCTGCTGACCGAGCAGTCAGCTGGAGAGACCCTGACTGCTGTGGAAAGCAGAGTCAGCAAGCTGGTGACGGACCGCGCTGCCG GAAAGATCACAGATGCGTTTAATTCTTTGGCCAGGAGGAGCAATTTTCGAGCCATAAGCAAGAAGCTGGGGTTG ATTCCCCGGGTGGACGGAGAATATGACCTGAAGATGCCTCGGGACATGGCTTACGTTTTCAGCGGGGCCTACATCCCCCTGAGCTGCAAGATCATCGAGCAG GTGCTGGAGCgccggggctggctgggcctggAGGAGGTCGTGCGGCTGCTCAACGGCAACGAGTTCTCGGTCTCAG ACAGCAGCGTGGAGGACAATCTGGCCTGGGAGTCCCAGCGCATTGTCCTCGCTGTCTTCCTGGGGGGCTGCACCTTCTCTGAGATCGCTGCGCTCCGGTtcctggggaaggagagag GGTGCAAGTTCATCTTCCTGACCACGGCCATCACCAGCAGCGCCCGGATGATGGAGGCCATGATCGAGGCCAAGGCGTGA
- the VPS33B gene encoding vacuolar protein sorting-associated protein 33B isoform X1 encodes MGGAGGGRSPRDEPAAGDGAAAALRGARPGPVTAGAGKGGRAAAANKRAQSWLSRLPVMLRRRALPPRGSAGAAAAFGGSGGRAAPRRPAMAFAGRRDVPEPPDFGILKRLARDQLIYLLEQLPGKKDLFIEADLMSPLDRIANVSILKQHEVDKLYKVDSRPALSTSDQFCFLVRPRIKTMRYIADIVNADKMSGRSRKYKIIFSPQKFYACEMVLEEEGVFGDVTCDEWSFYLLPLDEDIISMELPEFFRDYFLEGDHRWINSIARALQLLNSLYGPFSKAYGIGRCAKMSYELWRDLEEESEGDGQGRRPEIGNIFLMDRDTDYVTALCSQVVYEGLVDDTFRIKCGSVDFGPDVTSSDKSIKVLLNAQDKVFSQIRNEHFSSVFGFLSQKSRNLQAQYDRRRGMDIKQMKNFVSQELKGLKQEHRLLSLHIGACESIMKKKTKQDFQEMIKAEHSLLEGFDIRESTSFIEEHIDRQVSPIESLRLMCLLSITENGLVPKDYRSLKTQYLQSYGPEHLLTFHNLKRIGLLTEQSAGETLTAVESRVSKLVTDRAAGKITDAFNSLARRSNFRAISKKLGLIPRVDGEYDLKMPRDMAYVFSGAYIPLSCKIIEQVLERRGWLGLEEVVRLLNGNEFSVSGNAGLNGNEFSVSDSSVEDNLAWESQRIVLAVFLGGCTFSEIAALRFLGKERGCKFIFLTTAITSSARMMEAMIEAKA; translated from the exons ATGGGCGGCGCGGGTGGTGGCCGGTCTCCGCGGGACGAGCCCGCCGCTGGAGATGGCGCTGCAGCGGCTCTTCGAGGAGCGCGGCCTGGCCCTGTGACCGCCGGGGCCGGGAAGGGCGGGCGGGCCGCGGCAGCCAATAAACGTGCGCAGAGCTGGTTGTCCCGCCTTCCTGTGATGTTACGGCGCAGGGCACTTCCGCCGCGGGGTTCCGCCGGCGCCGCGGCCGCGTTCGGGGGTTCCGGGGGtcgcgccgctccccgccgccctgCCATGGCCTTCGCCGGCCGCCGCGACGTGCCCGAGCCGCCCGACTTCGGTATCCTGAAGCGGCTGGCGCGGGACCAGCTCATCTACCTGCTGGAGCAG CTCCCCGGGAAGAAGGACCTGTTCATCGAGGCCGACCTGATGAGCCCTCTGGACCGCATCGCCAACGTCTCCATCCTAAAG cagcacgaGGTGGACAAGCTGTACAAGGTGGACAGCCGGCCGGCCCTCAGCACCAGCGACCA GTTCTGTTTCCTTGTCCGGCCGCGGATCAAGACGATGAGGTACATTGCCG ATATTGTCAATGCCGACAAGATGTCGGGGAGGAGCAGGAAGTACAAGATTATCTTCAGCCCCCAAAAG TTTTATGCTTGTGAGATGGtgctggaggaagagggagTCTTTGGTG ATGTCACCTGTGATGAATGGTCCTTCTACCTGCTCCCCCTGGATGAAGACATCATCAGCATGGAGCTGCCTGAGTTCTTTCGCGACTACTTCTTG GAGGGAGATCACCGCTGGATCAACTCCATCGCTCGAGCCCTGCAGTTACTGAACTCCCTGTATGGGCCTTTCAGCAAGGCCTATGGAATTGGCCGGTGTGCCAAG ATGAGCTACGAGCTGTGGCGGGACCTGGAGGAGGAGAGTGAGGGCGATGGCCAGGGCAGGAGGCCTGAGATTGGCAACATCTTCCTCATGGACAGAG ACACGGACTACGTGACAGCGCTGTGCTCCCAGGTGGTGTACGAGGGGCTGGTGGACGACACCTTCCGCATCAAGTGTG GGAGTGTGGATTTTGGGCCAGACGTCACCTCTTCTGACAAGAGCATTAAGGTTCTGCTCAATGCCCAGGACAAA GTCTTCAGCCAGATTCGGAATGAGCACTTCTCCAGCGTGTTCGGCTTCCTTAGCCAGAAGTCGCGCAACCTGCAGGCACAGTATGAC CGGCGCCGCGGCATGGACATCAAGCAGATGAAGAACTTTGTCTCCCAGGAACTGAAGGGATTAAAGCAAGAGCATCGCTTGCTGAGCCTGC ATATTGGTGCTTGTGAGTCcatcatgaaaaagaaaaccaagcaggACTTCCAGGAGATGATCAAGGCTGAACATT ctctgctcgAGGGCTTCGACATCCGTGAGAGCACCAGCTTCATAGAGGAGCACATTGACCGGCAG GTGTCCCCCATCGAGAGCCTGCGCCTGATGTGCCTCCTGTCCATCACAGAGAACG GTCTTGTCCCCAAAGACTACCGCTCGCTGAAAACCCAGTACCTGCAG AGCTATGGGCCTGAGCACTTGCTGACCTTTCACAACCTCAAGCGCATCGGGCTGCTGACCGAGCAGTCAGCTGGAGAGACCCTGACTGCTGTGGAAAGCAGAGTCAGCAAGCTGGTGACGGACCGCGCTGCCG GAAAGATCACAGATGCGTTTAATTCTTTGGCCAGGAGGAGCAATTTTCGAGCCATAAGCAAGAAGCTGGGGTTG ATTCCCCGGGTGGACGGAGAATATGACCTGAAGATGCCTCGGGACATGGCTTACGTTTTCAGCGGGGCCTACATCCCCCTGAGCTGCAAGATCATCGAGCAG GTGCTGGAGCgccggggctggctgggcctggAGGAGGTCGTGCGGCTGCTCAACGGCAACGAGTTCTCGGTCTCAGGTAATGCCGGGCTCAATGGCAACGAGTTCTCGGTCTCAG ACAGCAGCGTGGAGGACAATCTGGCCTGGGAGTCCCAGCGCATTGTCCTCGCTGTCTTCCTGGGGGGCTGCACCTTCTCTGAGATCGCTGCGCTCCGGTtcctggggaaggagagag GGTGCAAGTTCATCTTCCTGACCACGGCCATCACCAGCAGCGCCCGGATGATGGAGGCCATGATCGAGGCCAAGGCGTGA